In Puntigrus tetrazona isolate hp1 chromosome 7, ASM1883169v1, whole genome shotgun sequence, the following are encoded in one genomic region:
- the atxn1l gene encoding ataxin-1-like — MKPVHERNQECLPPKKRDLPVNNNNNNTSTNNNNNSSSIGGGIGSAGGGGEDAPSSQSSGASGEGSGEWVRAQPSVHYGVEGAEGLVGLPVDQYSMLYKVALPAGTYSPTNLHPVLSHISPAYTVPSPVLQHTSVPYPPLCYAQIPHSSLQFVSSPYGAAVPYAVPPGFVPSPLIPPQSAISQQHSVSHLVQYPSVIQEGVGSSQQQVSTHAYTKMGVPLVLPSEQTQTQAPLGAVGMLPAGEISPRAVYYHPTVRGVQPQRDLHSSSMEQEREVNGGDREHGGRESHQDAVYSARNARLVQASVPEPQQDKSLKSRRLEGRMSPGQSSTPDTDLEVQQVVGRLASPVHGASRKEAVHVPLNLSQSSQRGRETQGEVRTPYASNPAESRAHQQQIIQQGHAVILANGQPVLVPLDYHHHHQQQQQQQQHFQPNDVASAAIAASPSAYTKAMDAGACLPERAVVELPPQQGQPASQQPPAAFPPAPLLAPSGPSHFMKGAIIQLATGELKRVEDLQTQDFVRSAEVSGGLKIDSSMVVDIRASQQRPGLVALHFNVGEQQSKVTIDVPPEHPFFVFGQGWSSCSPERTAQLYGLTCHHLQVGDVCVSVTLQQQQAASQQKPPQQVQARTPTKVNSTSGAPPQPMGPPAPQHTPRPQSQLKMERIHRERDRDKEEPMQVGGSRHIDVPPRPNRTSAEHTRSQSNYYLHTEGHASLGPGAGASSVGASQRRWSAPGFQRYSIKNEEGGSLASAAASGSSRPSFIPQEVKLSIEGRSNAGK, encoded by the exons ATGAAGCCAGTCCACGAGCGCAACCAGGAGTGCCTCCCTCCCAAGAAGCGTGACCTCCCcgttaacaacaacaacaacaacacctctaccaacaacaacaacaacagcagtaGCATCGGCGGCGGCATTGGGAgtgcaggaggaggaggtgagGATGCCCCGTCTTCGCAAAGCTCTGGAGCGAGCGGAGAAGGTAGCGGCGAATGGGTGCGAGCCCAGCCGAGCGTGCATTATGGGGTGGAGGGTGCCGAGGGTCTCGTTGGGCTTCCCGTGGATCAGTATAGCATGCTTTATAAAGTAGCTCTGCCCGCTGGCACCTACTCGCCCACCAATCTGCACCCGGTTCTTAGCCACATTTCTCCGGCGTACACCGTTCCCTCCCCGGTGTTACAGCACACGAGCGTACCCTACCCTCCGCTCTGCTACGCCCAGATCCCTCACTCCTCCTTGCAGTTTGTCAGCTCTCCGTACGGGGCCGCCGTTCCCTACGCCGTGCCCCCGGGATTCGTTCCCAGCCCTTTGATACCACCTCAGTCCGCTATTTCCCAGCAGCACTCCGTTTCCCACCTGGTTCAGTATCCGTCAGTCATTCAGGAAGGAGTTGGCTCTTCGCAGCAGCAGGTTTCGACTCATGCATACACCAAAATGGGAGTTCCTCTGGTGCTCCCTTCTGAGCAAACGCAGACGCAAGCGCCACTCGGGGCCGTAGGGATGCTGCCTGCCGGGGAGATCAGCCCGAGAGCAGTGTACTACCACCCCACCGTTAGAGGCGTCCAACCGCAGAGAGACCTGCACAGCAGCTCCATGGAGCAGGAGAGAGAGGTGAATGGAGGGGACCGGGAGCACGGAGGCAGGGAGAGCCATCAAGATGCAGTTTATTCGGCCAGAAACGCAAGGCTGGTGCAGGCCTCTGTGCCCGAGCCCCAGCAAGACAAGAGCTTGAAAAGCCGCAGGCTGGAGGGCAGAATGTCGCCGGGACAGAGCAGCACACCGGACACTGATCTCGAG GTCCAGCAGGTGGTCGGACGACTTGCCTCCCCTGTCCATGGTGCGAGTCGCAAGGAAGCAGTGCATGTCCCTCTGAACCTGTCTCAGAGCTCTCAGAGGGGTCGAGAGACTCAGGGCGAAGTCAGAACTCCTTATGCATCAAATCCAGCTGAATCTAGAGCACATCAGCAGCAGATCATTCAACAAGGCCATGCCGTTATTCTGGCCAACGGGCAGCCTGTTCTCGTGCCTCTGGACTACCATCACCACcaccaacagcagcagcagcagcagcagcatttcCAACCCAACGATGTGGCCTCGGCAGCAATCGCTGCTTCTCCCTCTGCATATACTAAAGCCATGGACGCGGGAGCATGTCTCCCAGAGCGGGCGGTGGTGGAGCTGCCTCCCCAGCAGGGCCAACCGGCCTCCCAGCAGCCTCCTGCTGCTTTCCCACCGGCTCCTCTGCTGGCACCCTCCGGCCCATCGCACTTCATGAAGGGCGCCATCATCCAGTTGGCTACCGGAGAGCTCAAACGCGTAGAAGATCTACAGACTCAGGACTTCGTGCGGAGCGCAGAAGTGAGCGGCGGGCTGAAGATCGACTCGAGTATGGTAGTGGACATCCGCGCTAGCCAACAGCGGCCAGGGCTAGTGGCGCTGCATTTCAACGTCGGGGAGCAGCAGAGCAAAGTGACTATAGATGTCCCCCCCGAACACCCGTTTTTCGTTTTCGGCCAGGGCTGGTCGTCTTGTAGCCCTGAGCGGACTGCCCAATTGTACGGCCTCACTTGCCACCATCTGCAGGTGGGCGACGTCTGTGTGTCAGTGACGCTGCAGCAGCAGCAAGCCGCGTCGCAGCAGAAACCGCCCCAGCAAGTTCAAGCCCGGACTCCCACCAAAGTCAACTCCACGTCAGGAGCCCCACCTCAGCCCATGGGCCCTCCTGCGCCCCAGCACACCCCTCGGCCACAAAGCCAATTAAAAATGGAGCGCATCCATCGAGAGAGAGACCGGGACAAGGAGGAGCCCATGCAGGTCGGGGGTTCACGTCACATAGATGTGCCCCCAAGACCGAACAGGACTTCAGCAGAGCACACTCGGAGCCAGAGCAACTACTATTTGCACACTGAGGGTCATGCTTCACTGGGACCCGGAGCGGGAGCCTCTTCCGTAGGGGCCTCCCAGAGGCGCTGGTCAGCCCCTGGCTTCCAAAGATATAGCATCAAGAATGAGGAGGGAGGGAGTTTAGCATCAGCCGCCGCCTCTGGCTCCTCTCGGCCCTCGTTTATCCCTCAGGAGGTCAAGCTTTCCATCGAGGGCCGCTCGAACGCCGGGAAGTAG
- the elp5 gene encoding elongator complex protein 5: MLLDVLQGAEAGGFTLIQDTVKCTGRGLLRCFINAALKRGEDVHVLGFERPETEVCAGLDRSCVNKLHFHKGFPDPLGWTRRSSFADTQFTSQDITRLIEDTRRAKASVLVVDSFSFVLRHRDPLVFCQTLQELRKGGDVKSIIGLLHSDLHQQGIVGTVCYLATTVISVAPAHNEHQSVAKTTRRTKSGKVMQEEEYFSVSEDASLSVRAKPRQPGHAQKEPDVSEADPTSNLTFNLRLSEEEKKAKEKVALPFVFSQEKKSSLLKPFPGSGRIMYEPDANDDFDEEDPDDDLDV; the protein is encoded by the exons ATGCTGCTAGATGTGCTACAGGGAGCGGAGGCTGGAGGATTCACACTCATTCAAG ATACGGTCAAGTGCACCGGAAGGGGACTCCTCAGGTGTTTTATTAACGCGGCCCTGAAGAG agGCGAGGACGTACACGTGCTGGGATTTGAGCGCCCAGAAACAGAAGTGTGTGCTGGGCTGGACAGGAGCTGTGTGAACAA GCTTCATTTTCATAAGGGTTTCCCCGATCCTCTCGGCTGGACGCGCAGATCGTCTTTCGCCGACACGCAGTTCACTTCTCAAGACATAACTCGGCTCATCGAAGACACGCGGCGAGCCAAAGCCTCGGTGCTCGTCGTTGACTCCTTCTCGTTTGTTTTGAGACACCGTGACCCCCTCGTCTTCTGTCAGACGCTTCAGGAGCTCAGGAAAG GAGGAGATGTTAAAAGCATCATCGGCCTCCTGCATTCAGACTTGCACCAGCAAGGCATCGTGGGTACTGTGTGCTACTTAGCCACTACTGTTATCTCGGTGGCACCTGCTCACAATGAACACCAGTCTGTGGCAAAGACCACAAGACGCACAAAGTCAGGGAAAGTCATGCAAGAG GAAGAGTATTTCAGCGTGTCCGAGGACGCGAGTCTTTCAGTACGGGCCAAACCCCGTCAGCCTGGACATGCACAGAAAGAGCCAGATGTGTCTGAG GCTGATCCAACATCAAACCTGACTTTCAATCTACGTCTGTCTGAGGAGGAGAAAAAAGCCAAAGAGAAAGTGGCGCTGCCGTTTGTATTCAGTCAAGAAAA AAAATCCTCTCTTCTGAAGCCGTTTCCTGGCTCAGGAAGGATCATGTACGAGCCTGATGCCAACGACGACTTTGACGAGGAGGATCCAGATGATGATCTTGATGTGTGA